Part of the Coriobacteriia bacterium genome, ACCGGCACGTTCAGCGCGCCGTGGGACGCCTCGTTCGGATACGAGTTCGCTCTGACCTACCGAGGCGATGGTGTCGCGATGCAGTCCGCGATGCTCAAGCGCGGTTACCTTGCGGGCCAGCGTGTCGCCGATTTGGCTCCAGAACTTCCCGCTGAAGCCGGAGCACCAGACTCCGAGCTCATGCTCTTCGCGGTCACCGAGAAGCGTTCGAGAGCCGAGATCGATGCGTTTGTTGAGGAGGTGGCGTCCCTGTGACCGAGAAGCTTGCTTACGAGCCTGCCGGTGCACCGGTTCGCGGCCCCCGAGGACTGATATTCGAGCTTGGCGCCTCCGATTGCACCTGCGTCGAGGCACCCTTGCCCGACGTGCCAATGGAGTCGCTGGATGAGATGTTGGGAGGTCGCGCGCGTGCGATGGCTCCTCAATTGCCGAGCGTGACCGAGGTCGAGATCATGAGGCATTACACGCATCTGGCCTCCATGAACTTCGGTGTCGATTCAGGGATGTATCCCCTCGGCAGCTGTACCATGAAGTACAACCCGCGCATCAATGAGGATGCGTGCCGGTTGCCCGGGTTTGCCGGCCTTCATCCGTACCAGCCCTCGACCACAGCGCAGGGAGCGCTCGCAGTCATGGCAGAGCTTGCGGATGCGCTTGCGGAGGTTTCGGGGTTGCCGGGCGTGTCGCTTCAACCTGCGGCAGGGGCGCACGGTGAGTTGACGGCACTGATGGTCTTCCGGGCGGCGCACACGGCTGCGGGGGATCCCAGAAAGAAAGTCATCATCCCGGACACTGCGCATGGGACTAACCCTGCTTCCGTTGCGATGTGTGGGTACGATGTGGTCACGATCGCGAGCAACGAGAAGGGTGAGGTTGACCTTGAGGCCTTGAAGGCAGCGCTCGATACAGATGTTGCCGCGTTCATGCTCACGAACCCCAACACGCTGGGACTCTTCGACCCGCAAATATGTGAGATAACGGCCGCCGTGCACGAGGTCGGCGCGTATGCGTACTGCGACGGTGCGAATCTGAATGCGATTCTCGGCAAGGCACGGCCTGGCGACATGGGTTTCGATGCTCTGCATATCAACCTGCACAAGACGTTTTCGACGCCGCACGGCGGAGGAGGGCCCGGAGCGGGTCCGGTCTGTGTGACGAGCGAGTTGGCAGAGTACCTGCCTGGACCACTACCTGCGAGGCTGGACGACGGTTCGTACGAATTGCACAAGCCGGAACACTCCATCGGCCGCGTGAAGACCTTCTACGGAAACTTCGGCGTACTCGTTCGCGCATACACGTACGTGCTTGCCCTAGGCGGCAAAGGCCTCACCGAGGTAGCCGAGCAGGCTGTTCTTTCGGCCAACTACCTGATGGCCCGGCTGCGGGGGGCATTCGATGTGCCCTACGGCGATTCGCGGTGCATGCACGAATTCGTGCTATCGGGCGCGCGTCAGAAACGAGTCAGCGGTGTGCGCACGTTGGACATCGCGAAGCGGCTGCTCGACTACGGATTCCACCCGCCCACCGTGTACTTCCCGCTGCTTGTTGAAGAAGCGATGATGATCGAGCCGACCGAGACCGAGCCCTTGGCCGACCTGGACGCCTTCGCCGACGCGCTTCTGCGGATCGCCGAGGAGGCGATTGCTCAGCCCGAGCTGGTGAAGGGTGCTCCGTACACGACTCCTGTGCGTAGACTGGATGAGGCAGGTGCGGCCCGCAATCCGGATCTGAGATGGAAGCCGGCGCAGTGAGATCGCGGCGATGACTCCGATTTGGAGACTGCTGATCGATGAACAGCCGATGGACGGCGCCTGGAACATGGCTTTGGATCGGTCGATACAGCTGGAGCGTCAGGCGGGCAGGGTCCCGCCGACGCTTCGGCTTTACGGCTGGCTCCGCCCCACGATCACGCTCGGCCGGTTCCAGGACGCGGCTGGGGTGGATCGGGATGAATGCCGTCTCGCCGGGGTGGACGTAGTCCGCAGGTTCACGGGCGGGCGGGGTGTCCTGCACGACGATGAAGTCACCTACTCGATGGTCGCAGCAGTGGATGACGGCATTCCCCAGGGTACCGCTGTATCGTACCGGTTACTCTGTGGGGTGCTGGTCGAGGCGTATAAGATCCTCGGGGTTGCGGCCGCCCTCACCGCGCGGTCTCGGGGAGAGAGCGCATCTGCTGCGTGCTATCTTCATGCCACGCAGGCTGATCTGTCTCTCGGAGCGCAGAAACTGTCCGGCTCCGCGCAGGTGTGGTCCGGCGACACTGTGCTGCAGCATGGCTCATTTGTGATCTCTCGGAACGTGGATCTTGAGTCCCGCCTGTTTCGCTTGGACAGCGAAGCTGCAACTGCGCTAGCGGCGCAAACGGTCACAATCGAGCAGGCCAGAGGCGATCGCCCATCGCACGCAAACATCACTTCGGCAGTGGCCGACGGGCTGCGCAGCGCGCTCGGCGTCCATGCAGAGGCGGGGACACTCACCCAAAGCGAGATCGAGCTGGCTCACTCGCTGCTGCCTGAGGTTCATCCTGACGCTGCGCTCCGCCGTGGTCGGAGGTTAGGCTGAGGCTGTGCCTAACGTTAAAGGAGCGCCAAGGATGCCAATAGGATACAATCAAGGCGGTAAAGTCGGAGAGGGGAGCATCAGTTCATGAGCAATCTCAAGCGGACAGAAGATGCCTTGCTGGATCTTCAGGCGAAGTCGAACGAACAGCTTCATGAGCTCCTCGATACGCTTTATGCCGAGGAGCAGAGGGTGTCATATCGGCGTCGCATACTACATGGGCAGATCGATATTCTCCGTGCCGAGCTCGTACGCCGGCTCAAGGCTGAACGCGAAGGCGGAGGAAATGTGATCACAGGTCGTGACGTCGATAGGCTGATCGACATCCTCGCCAATGATCTTCGAGGAGTATCGCGTTTTGACGTGACGGTTCCTGTCGATTTTGAGGACGAAGACGAGGCGAACGAGTAGCCCTGTGGATTTGACCGGCCCGGCTGAAGGAGAGACAAGTGACCCTCAACGATCGTATCAAGCAGTTCCTCAATGAGATCAGCACCGATCCCGTTGAGGAACGAGTTGTCGAGTATGTTGTTCGCGAAGTCCATACCGGCCGGACAATCACTGAGGTGATCAACGACCCCTACGTGCGCAATCGCGTTCCCGAGGGCAAGCTGGACGCCGTGCTGGAGAACCCTGAAGTTCTCGACGCGCTCGACGCAGAAATCCGCTCTGGGTTCTCGGCGCCGGACATCGATTTCTCAAGCTAGAGGCATCCCGAGAGGGGAGGCACACAGATGGCAAAGTGTCCTGTATGCGGTGTTGCCGTCGATCCTGGTAGTCCGCTGTGTCCGGGCTGTGGTGCGGTGATGACCGATATTACAGCTTCGTTTGCTCCGGTGGCAGAGGAAGCGCCCGTGCTCCACGGGCAAGACGAACCAAGGCATTGTGCCGTTCTCATCATGAAAAAGGGGTCCCAGCCGGGAGAACAGTTCTTCGTGGATCGGCGATTGACCATCGGACGCGATCCGAAAAGCGACATCTTCCTCAACGACATGACGGTGTCGAGGTCCCACGCGGTCATAGACTGTACGGAGAGCGGTGCCACCGTCAAGGATTCCGGTTCGCTTAATGGGACCAGTGTCAACGGGGTGATCCTAGACGAAGCCGTACTGCATGACCGCGATGTCTTGCAGATAGGGACATTCCAAATGGTCTTCCGCGCAGCCGGAAAGGATCCGAAATGACGAGCCGAGATTACCTCACGATCGGGGAGGTCGTACAGCGCCTCGAGTCGGCTTACCCCGACCTGTCGATCTCGAAGGTGCGCTTTCTTGAGGATGAGGGTCTCGTAGCCCCCGAGCGTACTTCGGGTGGCTATCGCAAGTTCTCTCAAGCCGATGTCGCGCGCGTAGAGATGATCCTTCGTCTTCAGCGCGATCACTTCCTGCCCCTTGCCGTTATCCGCGAGAAGCTTGCAGATTTCGATCGCGGACGCATTCCGCCCGAGTTGCAGCGAAGCCCCGTCGGCATGACCGAGCCTCTTCCGCTGGTCGCAGAAGACATGGGACCGATTCTGTTCGAGGCAGCACCGGCGGCGCTGGGAGTGCCAGCTTCGTTTCTGCGTGAGTTGACGGAGTTCGGTCTCATCGAAATCAAACGCGATGACGCCAAGCGCGAAATTATCGAGAGGGCCGACGTCCAGATTGTCCATGCGACATGGGATTTGCGCAGATTCGGCGTCGAGCCTCGCCACCTTCGTATGTACGAGAACTTCGCAGAGCGCGAAGCTGCTCTGTTTTCGCAGATTCTGATGCCGTCGTTTCGTCATCGGACTCCCGAGACGAAGCAGAAGCTCGCCGAGACGCTGAACGAATTGGGGTCGCTCACAGCCGATCTGAAGGATCGCTTGCTGCGGAGGTCCCTCGGACGAGCGTTTGAGGATCTCAACCGGGGATGAACGCTTCAGGTGAAACACCGAAGCCGGCAGAATCAGCGCAAACTCACCCACCGTTGGACGAAATACCGTTCGCTCATGCCAGTGAACGGGCAGCAGCCGAGATTCTCGATTTCTACCGAATCCGCTGGCAGTACGAGCCAAGGACCTTTCCCATCGAATGGGATGGACATGGCACTCCTATTGCCTCGTTTACGCCCGACTTCTATCTGGTCGATTTCGACATGTACATTGAACTCACCACGATGAACCAGAAGCTTGTCACAAAGAAGAATCGCAAGGTTCGCCGATTGAAGGAAAGCTATCCCGACGTGAATATTCGGGTGTTCTACCAGAAGGATTTTCGTCGCCTTCTTGCCAGGTTCGGCATTTCATCGGCTTCTGTCACGCATGCGAACGGCGGCGGCTTTGTTGCCTCGGAACGTGAGAATGGTGTCTTACAGTGACGCCGGAACTGCCTGACGTATGCGATCAGATCCTGTTGACCGAGGAGGCGATCAAGCTGCGGGTTGCCGAACTCGGCGCCGTGATACAGGCCGATTTCGATACCGCGGATCTGCGTCTGGTCACTGTCTTGAAAGGCGGATTGTTCTTCCTCTCCGACCTTTGTCGCACGATTGATACCGGGCTCACCATCGACTTCATGGCGGTTTCTCCTTATGTCGGGGGACAAGGTGGCATAGTCCGTCTGACGAAGGATCTGACGGACGACATTGCCGGTGCCAGCGTGATCTTGGTCGAGGACGTTGTGGACACGGGGCTTACCGTGAATTATGTTCTCTCTCTGCTGCGGGCGCACAATCCGGCGCGTCTTGAGGTCTGCACGTTGTTGGACAAGCCTGCCAGGCGAATTGCCGATGTGCCGATCCGCTATACGGGATTCACAATGCCCGATCGTTTTCTGGTCGGCTATGGTCTTGATCTAAATGCGCGCCTGAGGAATCTTCCGTTTGTCGCTTCGCTGCATGACCATGTGGTCCTGTAGACGTCTGCAGAATCCACCCGTACATTCGAACCTGGAGGAACATTGGATCTCGCAAGTCACATACGCGACATTCCGGACTGGCCCAAAGAAGGAGTCGTATTCAAAGACATAACTCCGCTGCTTGCCGATCCCACATGTTTCCGAGAGACCATTGACATGATCGCCACGGAGTTCGCCCACGCGGGAGTCACGAAAGTGATCGGCGCGGAGGCGCGTGGTTTCATACTCGGCGGAGCGCTTGCGTATCGTTTGGGGGCGGGTTTCATTCCCGCGCGGAAACCAGGGAAGCTGCCCTGGAATACCAGCTCAGTTGAATACGAACTCGAGTATGGAACCGATAGTCTCGAGGTGCATTCGGATGCACTGTCACCAACAGATGTGGTGCTGATAGTCGACGACGTCTTGGCGACTGGCGGAACCGCTGCCGCGAAGGCCGAACTTGTCAGTGCGACGGGGGCAGAACTTGCGGGATTCGCATTCCTGATCGAGCTCGACTTCCTAGATGGCCGCAGCAAACTCGACGACCGCGCGAAGATCGTCTCGCTCGTTCATGTTGTGTAGCAAGAAGATGCCAGCGTAACTGCTGCGCAACGCCGAGAAGAAACGCTGGACATGAGGGGTGTAGAATGGCATTGCCCTCAGTTGGTGATGGAGAACCTCAGTCGTAGATGAATCGTAGCAGGAGGTTGGAGTGAGACGTGCAGTCCACTGCTGGCTCAGGCGAATCGCCACGTGTGCCGTCGTCGTCGCCCTCATCATAGGTTCGGTCCCATCCGTGGTTGCCGCACCGGCGACCGCCGCCTCCGCGATCGAGGCCAAACGCGTTGAGGCCCAGGAGGCGCAGAAGAAGCTCGGCGAACTCTCCACAGCCCTCGAAATGCGCTACGAGGAGCTTGCGCAGGTCGAGCTGGCCCTGCAAGAGACTCGCAGTCGGATCGCCACTACGCAAGCCGAACTGGCCAAGGCCAATGCCGATCTGACATCGGCAAAGGGGCAGTTGGCGGAGCGTGCGGAAAACATCTACCGAAACGGGTCCACAAGCTTCTTGGACGTTCTGCTGGGTTCCAGTAGCTTCACAGATCTGGTCAGCCGCGTGGCTTTCATGCGACGGATCAGCCAAAACGACGCCGCCTTGGTGGTTTCGGTCAAGAATGCGAAAGCTCAGGTCGAGACAGAAGAGAGCGCGCTTAAGGCTCGGGAGGCCGAGCAGGCTGCTCTTCGCGATGAGGCGCGGGCGAAACAGGCAGAGTATCAGGCGGCATACGACCAGCAGAACGCCTATGTCGGCAGCATAAACGCAGAGCTTAAGGGACTTATCGAGGCAGAGCGCGTCCGCCAGGAGCAGCTGGCAGTCGCGGCAGCCGCAGCAGCCGCCAATGCGGCCAGAAGGAGCCCTCAGCCAGGGGCGCCTCCGTTTGACCCGAGCAGCCTCGGTGCCCCGCACCCCCAAGTTGCCGCGATTGCCCTCACGTATCTCGGCGTGCCGTATGTCTGGGGCGGAAGCTCGCCCGCCGGCTTCGACTGTTCGGGTTTGGTTCAGTACTGCTATGCCAGGATCGGAATCAACCTGCCAAGGGTCGCCCGATCTCAGTTCGACGCGGGCGCCTACATCCCGCCCGACAGGCTTGATCTGCTTCAGCCGGGGGACATGGTCTTCTTCGGCTACAACGGAAATCCCGATCAGATCCATCACGTCGGCATCTATCTTGGTGGAGGTTCCTACATTCATGCGCCGCAGACCGGCGATGTGGTGAAGGTTTCCTCGCTTACCGGCAGGATCGCCACGTCGGGCGACTATGTTGGCGCTACGCGCCCCTAGAAGCTCAGAGCTGCATCAGATGCTTTCGTGAACGCCTCGCATCGGGGGTCGTATGATATTATGCGGCAACCGCGTCCATGGTCATCGGAGAGGATTGCGCGTGAGCCGCACTCTACTTTCAGGCAACGAATCGGTAGCACGAGGCGCGTGGGAAGCTGGCGCCGTCGTCGGAGTTGGCTATCCGGGTACGCCGTCCACCGAGACCCTTGAGCACTTCGCGAAGCTGCCTGATGTCTACGCCGAGTGGACGCCAAACGAGAAGGTAGCCTTTGAGGTCGCCGCCGGTGTCTCTCTCGCCGGATCTCGAGTGTTGGTGACGATGAAGCACGTCGGCCTCAATGTCGCAGCCGACCCGTTGTTCACGCTGGCCTACACGGGAGTGCGCGGAGGGATCGTCCTTCTCGTCGCCGACGACCCAGGAATGCACTCATCGCAAAACGAGCAGGACTCGCACAACTACGCGGCGTTTGCCCGGGTCCCCATGGTCGATCCGAGCGATTCGGCTGAGGCACTCGCCTTCACCCGACAGGCGTTCGAGATGTCGGAACGCTTCGATCTGCCGGTTCTCGTGCGTTCGACAGTGCGCGTGTCTCATGCAAAATCGCTCGTCGATCTGGGCGAGCGGGTCCAGCTTCCTGAACCAGCTCCCTATCTTTCGGATCCGCAGAAGTGGGTGATGATGCCCGCGATGGCAACGCGCCGCCGCCTAGACCTCGACAGGAGGATTAGCGAGCTTCGCGAATTCGCCGAGGAGACGATGCTCAACTGCCTCGAGCTTCGGAATCGGAGCATCGGCGTTGTCTGCGCCGGCGCGTGCTACCTGCACGTTCGCGAGGCGCTGCCGGATGCCTCCACATTCAAGCTCGGGTTGACATTCCCTCTTTCGGAACAACGTCTTCGTGAGTTCGCGGCGAGCGTGGAGCGCTTGTACGTCGTCGAGGAAGCGGACGATTACTTCACGCGCACAGTTCGCTCATTCGGTATAGAGGTCGAGCCGCTCGCGATCCCCAAAGCCGGCGAACTGACTCCGGGTGTGATCCGGAGCGCCTTTGGCATCCTTGAGCCTGAGACTCGTGAGCAGGAGACAGATCTTCCGGGAAGGTCGCCGCTCCTGTGTGCCGGATGTCCTCATCGGCTCGTGTTCTATGCGCTTCGGCAAGCCGATGCGGTGGTCACGGGTGATATTGGATGCTATGCCTTGGGCGCGCTGAAGCCGCTCGGCGCGATGGATTCGTGCGTCTGCATGGGGTCTTCAATCGGAATGGCCCACGGGATTGAGTTAGCCGGCGGCGTGAGCGGTCGGCCAGTGGTTGCGGTCATCGGCGATTCGACTTTTGCGCACTCAGGACTCACGGGTCTGATGAACACGGTCTATAACGGTGGCACCGGGACCATCCTTATTCTCGATAATCGCATCACTGCGATGACCGGACATCAAGGAAATCCAATCAACGGTATCACCTTACAGAAAAGGCCATCACGCGAGATCGACCTTGAAGTGCTTGTTCGCGCGTTGGGTGTCGAAAGGGTGCGGGTTGAGAATCCCCACGACCTTTCCGCAACGACGGCCGCGATTGCAGAGGAAACGGCCAGCGATCAGCTGTCCGTGATTATCTTCAGAGCGCCATGTGCGCTGCTGATACGCGAGAAAGCTGACCCCTACGCTGTAGATGAAGATGCATGCCGCAAGTGCGGGCTGTGTTTCCGGCTTGGCTGCCCGGCGATCAGTCGAAACGAGTCCACCAGCCAGGCTTCGATTGACACGGCTGCCTGCGTGGGTTGTGGGCAGTGCGTTGAGGTGTGCAGGTATGGCGCGATCGTGCGTTCCGGCTCCGCATGCGATTTCAGGGGAGCGGAGGGTTAGGATGAAGACAACGACCGTCATGTTGTGCGGGGTCGGGGGCCAGGGGACGATTCTGGCTGCTGACCTTCTGGCAAAGGTCGCAGCTGCGGCAGGGCTGGAGGTCAAGCTGTCGGAGGTCCACGGCATGTCGCAGCGCGGGGGAAGCGTGGACACGGTGGTTCGATTCGGCGCGGAGGTGTTCTCGCCGGTCACTGATCCGGGGATGGTAGATCATCTGGTGGCTTTCGAAGTCATTGAGGCCGCGCGCAGGATCCACTTCGTGAAGCTCGACGGGCGGCTACTCGTGAACTCAAGAACGATGCAGCCATTGCCGGTGCTGACTGGTGACTGCGCGGCTCCGCAGGATCTTGAGGCACTGCTTGCCAATGAAGGGGCGATCTTCGTCGATGCCGAGGAACTTGCCTGTGAGTCAGGCAGTCCAAAGTCGGCGAATGTGGTCCTCATGGGGGCTCTCTCGACGGGGCTGCCATTTGACGAAGATCTGTGGTGCGATGTGATTGCGGGGCGTGTGCCACAATCAACGATAGAGGCGAATCTACGTGCGTTTTCGCTAGGACGTGCCGCCTGCTTGGGCGGAGAGTGTCTCTGGTAGGCCGCTGTCGGCCCTAAAATGGGATGATGCTCGGCTTGGATGGCCGGGCGGACAATAACAAGGAGGAAGAGCACCATGAGAGGTCGTACACTACGGATTGCGTTTGGAGTGCTTGAGGCCGCGCTTGCCGCTGCCCTCGCGGTTGGAGTGGCGGGGTGTTCGTCGGGAGCGGGTGGGGCGTCCACTTCCGGTTCGGCGGCTCCGGTCAAGATCGGGGCGATCGTTTCACTGACAGGTTCCTATGCGGCGATGGGGCTCGCGGAGAAGCAGGCTCTGGAACTCGAAGTGAAGCGGATCAACGATGCAGGTGGGGTAGGGGGCAAGAAGATCGAGCTCGTGATTGTGGACGATGGCACCGACGAGGCTAAAGCCGTCGCCAAGGCATCCGAGCTCATTGAACGCGAGAAGGTCGTAGCCATCTTGGGGGCGACCGGTACCGGTCAATCGATGGCCATTCGCAGTGAACTCACCAGAAGCGGCGTTCCTGAGATATCCATGGCGGGCGGCAATGCAATCACCGGCACGTTCGACAAGCTGGTATTTCAGACCCCCTGGTCAAATGCGATCATCATCCCGAGCGTACTCAAACGAATGGCCGCTGACGGGCACAAGAAGATAGGCGTCATGACCGACAGCAGCGGCTACGGCAAAGACGGTCTCGCGATCATCAACAGTGCTGCATCTGCGGCGGGGCTCACTGTCGTATCCAGCCAGACTTTCAATCCGGGAGATACGGATTTCTCCGCCCAACTAACACGGCTCAAGAACTCGGATGCTGATTCGATTCTTCTGTGGACGGCCGGCAAGGAGGGCGCCTCCATCGTGAAGGCTTCAGTCCAGCTGGGCATCCGCCTGCCGATGTACGGCGGCTCGGGACAGGCGAAGGTCGAGTTTCCCCAGGGTGCTGGTTCGGCCGCCGAGAACTTCGTCTTCTGCACCGGCAAGAGTCTCATTCCTCTGAACTGGGGCAAAGACTCCGAGGAGTACAAGGTCGTCAACGATTTCGCCCAACGCTACAAGGCCGCGTACGGTCAGGATCCCGACATATTCGCAGGGCATGCGTTTGACGCCCTGAACATCGCGGTTGATGCAATCAAGCGTACTAGTGGCGAGATCACTCCATCAAAGCTGCGTGATTCGATCGAGCAGACCAAGGATCTTGTCGGCTTCGCGGGCAAGTTCTCTTTCTCTGCTACGAATCACAATGGGCTCACGGAAGCAGATCTCTCGTTCTATCGGATCCAAAACGGAACGTGGGTCACGATCAAGTGAATACGAGTCCTCACGGTCGAGAGCATTGGAGACTCTAAACGTGGCCGAGTTCTTGCAGTTCCTTGTGGCAGGATTGAAGAGCGGTTCCGTGTACGCCCTTGTTGCGCTGGGCTTCACGATTGTCTACGCAGCGACTGGCGCCATCAACTTCGCGCAAGGTGAGTTCTTCATGCTCGGCGGCATGGTGGGTGCCTGGCTGACACACGCCGGGCTTCCCTTGCCCGCTGCTGCCCTCATCGCCATTATCGGCACAGCCGGGTTCGCCGCGCTGTTTGAGGTGCTCGCGATTCGACCTGTAGGTAGCGGCGACCCGTTGCGGATCATCATGGTGACTATTGGCGGATCCGTGCTCATCCGACAGCTTTCGCTTCATGTGTTCGGTCCCAACGAGCTCACGCTTCCCGCGTTCTCGGACGGCGCTTCTGTCAGCATTTTCGGAGCGGTAGTGGAACGTCAGGTCATATGGATATGGGCGATCACGGCGGTTGCCGTTGCAGCCCTTGTCTTGCTGTATGGGAAGACCTCGTTCGGCTTGGGTATGCGGTCGACGGCGCTGAATGCCGATGCTGCAAGACTCGTCGGCATTGATACACGGACAATGGGTACTGCTTCTTTCGCACTGGCAGCCGCCCTCGGGGCCGTTGCGGGACTTGCAGTAGCGCCATTGACTCAGACCGCCTTTGATGTCGGCGCGGTTATGAGTGTAAAAGGATTTGCGGCCGCGATTCTCGGCGGGCTGGGCAATCCGATGGCTGCTGTAGGAGGCGGTCTCGTGATCGGCGTCCTTGAGAGTCTCACGGCTGGCTATATCAATCCGCTGTACAAGGATGGAGTTGCCTTCATTGTCTTGCTCGGAGTGCTCTTCATACGCCCGCAAGGACTCTTTGCAGTTCTGCGCAGGGAGAAGGCATGATGCCGAGCAGAACGGTTCAGAAGGTCATTCCTGTGCTCTGTGCGGTAGCGATAGCGGTTATACCGTTCATGGTGACGGACCGCTTCACCTTGAAGATTCTGACGTACGCCGGAATCAACACGCTCGTTGTCGTGGGTTT contains:
- a CDS encoding 4Fe-4S binding protein → MILCGNRVHGHRRGLRVSRTLLSGNESVARGAWEAGAVVGVGYPGTPSTETLEHFAKLPDVYAEWTPNEKVAFEVAAGVSLAGSRVLVTMKHVGLNVAADPLFTLAYTGVRGGIVLLVADDPGMHSSQNEQDSHNYAAFARVPMVDPSDSAEALAFTRQAFEMSERFDLPVLVRSTVRVSHAKSLVDLGERVQLPEPAPYLSDPQKWVMMPAMATRRRLDLDRRISELREFAEETMLNCLELRNRSIGVVCAGACYLHVREALPDASTFKLGLTFPLSEQRLREFAASVERLYVVEEADDYFTRTVRSFGIEVEPLAIPKAGELTPGVIRSAFGILEPETREQETDLPGRSPLLCAGCPHRLVFYALRQADAVVTGDIGCYALGALKPLGAMDSCVCMGSSIGMAHGIELAGGVSGRPVVAVIGDSTFAHSGLTGLMNTVYNGGTGTILILDNRITAMTGHQGNPINGITLQKRPSREIDLEVLVRALGVERVRVENPHDLSATTAAIAEETASDQLSVIIFRAPCALLIREKADPYAVDEDACRKCGLCFRLGCPAISRNESTSQASIDTAACVGCGQCVEVCRYGAIVRSGSACDFRGAEG
- a CDS encoding MerR family transcriptional regulator; its protein translation is MTSRDYLTIGEVVQRLESAYPDLSISKVRFLEDEGLVAPERTSGGYRKFSQADVARVEMILRLQRDHFLPLAVIREKLADFDRGRIPPELQRSPVGMTEPLPLVAEDMGPILFEAAPAALGVPASFLRELTEFGLIEIKRDDAKREIIERADVQIVHATWDLRRFGVEPRHLRMYENFAEREAALFSQILMPSFRHRTPETKQKLAETLNELGSLTADLKDRLLRRSLGRAFEDLNRG
- a CDS encoding ABC transporter substrate-binding protein, translating into MRGRTLRIAFGVLEAALAAALAVGVAGCSSGAGGASTSGSAAPVKIGAIVSLTGSYAAMGLAEKQALELEVKRINDAGGVGGKKIELVIVDDGTDEAKAVAKASELIEREKVVAILGATGTGQSMAIRSELTRSGVPEISMAGGNAITGTFDKLVFQTPWSNAIIIPSVLKRMAADGHKKIGVMTDSSGYGKDGLAIINSAASAAGLTVVSSQTFNPGDTDFSAQLTRLKNSDADSILLWTAGKEGASIVKASVQLGIRLPMYGGSGQAKVEFPQGAGSAAENFVFCTGKSLIPLNWGKDSEEYKVVNDFAQRYKAAYGQDPDIFAGHAFDALNIAVDAIKRTSGEITPSKLRDSIEQTKDLVGFAGKFSFSATNHNGLTEADLSFYRIQNGTWVTIK
- a CDS encoding FHA domain-containing protein; translation: MTDITASFAPVAEEAPVLHGQDEPRHCAVLIMKKGSQPGEQFFVDRRLTIGRDPKSDIFLNDMTVSRSHAVIDCTESGATVKDSGSLNGTSVNGVILDEAVLHDRDVLQIGTFQMVFRAAGKDPK
- a CDS encoding adenine phosphoribosyltransferase, which codes for MDLASHIRDIPDWPKEGVVFKDITPLLADPTCFRETIDMIATEFAHAGVTKVIGAEARGFILGGALAYRLGAGFIPARKPGKLPWNTSSVEYELEYGTDSLEVHSDALSPTDVVLIVDDVLATGGTAAAKAELVSATGAELAGFAFLIELDFLDGRSKLDDRAKIVSLVHVV
- a CDS encoding indolepyruvate oxidoreductase subunit beta, producing MKTTTVMLCGVGGQGTILAADLLAKVAAAAGLEVKLSEVHGMSQRGGSVDTVVRFGAEVFSPVTDPGMVDHLVAFEVIEAARRIHFVKLDGRLLVNSRTMQPLPVLTGDCAAPQDLEALLANEGAIFVDAEELACESGSPKSANVVLMGALSTGLPFDEDLWCDVIAGRVPQSTIEANLRAFSLGRAACLGGECLW
- a CDS encoding lipoate--protein ligase family protein — its product is MTPIWRLLIDEQPMDGAWNMALDRSIQLERQAGRVPPTLRLYGWLRPTITLGRFQDAAGVDRDECRLAGVDVVRRFTGGRGVLHDDEVTYSMVAAVDDGIPQGTAVSYRLLCGVLVEAYKILGVAAALTARSRGESASAACYLHATQADLSLGAQKLSGSAQVWSGDTVLQHGSFVISRNVDLESRLFRLDSEAATALAAQTVTIEQARGDRPSHANITSAVADGLRSALGVHAEAGTLTQSEIELAHSLLPEVHPDAALRRGRRLG
- a CDS encoding aminomethyl-transferring glycine dehydrogenase subunit GcvPB, with the protein product MIFELGASDCTCVEAPLPDVPMESLDEMLGGRARAMAPQLPSVTEVEIMRHYTHLASMNFGVDSGMYPLGSCTMKYNPRINEDACRLPGFAGLHPYQPSTTAQGALAVMAELADALAEVSGLPGVSLQPAAGAHGELTALMVFRAAHTAAGDPRKKVIIPDTAHGTNPASVAMCGYDVVTIASNEKGEVDLEALKAALDTDVAAFMLTNPNTLGLFDPQICEITAAVHEVGAYAYCDGANLNAILGKARPGDMGFDALHINLHKTFSTPHGGGGPGAGPVCVTSELAEYLPGPLPARLDDGSYELHKPEHSIGRVKTFYGNFGVLVRAYTYVLALGGKGLTEVAEQAVLSANYLMARLRGAFDVPYGDSRCMHEFVLSGARQKRVSGVRTLDIAKRLLDYGFHPPTVYFPLLVEEAMMIEPTETEPLADLDAFADALLRIAEEAIAQPELVKGAPYTTPVRRLDEAGAARNPDLRWKPAQ
- a CDS encoding branched-chain amino acid ABC transporter permease, which translates into the protein MAEFLQFLVAGLKSGSVYALVALGFTIVYAATGAINFAQGEFFMLGGMVGAWLTHAGLPLPAAALIAIIGTAGFAALFEVLAIRPVGSGDPLRIIMVTIGGSVLIRQLSLHVFGPNELTLPAFSDGASVSIFGAVVERQVIWIWAITAVAVAALVLLYGKTSFGLGMRSTALNADAARLVGIDTRTMGTASFALAAALGAVAGLAVAPLTQTAFDVGAVMSVKGFAAAILGGLGNPMAAVGGGLVIGVLESLTAGYINPLYKDGVAFIVLLGVLFIRPQGLFAVLRREKA
- the hpt gene encoding hypoxanthine phosphoribosyltransferase, whose protein sequence is MPDVCDQILLTEEAIKLRVAELGAVIQADFDTADLRLVTVLKGGLFFLSDLCRTIDTGLTIDFMAVSPYVGGQGGIVRLTKDLTDDIAGASVILVEDVVDTGLTVNYVLSLLRAHNPARLEVCTLLDKPARRIADVPIRYTGFTMPDRFLVGYGLDLNARLRNLPFVASLHDHVVL